Within the Achromobacter spanius genome, the region GTAGTTGTTGGCGCGCGAGGCGTGCTGCAGCTTGGCGATGGAATCCGGCGTCCACATGTGCTCTTCGCCGCGCACGCGGTAGGCGTATTCGCCGCCCGCGTCCAGGTCGTTGGCCAGCACCGGGTCGGTGCTGAACGCAGCGCGATGCTGGCGCAGCGCTTCTTCGGCCACCTGGAAAATACCGATGCCTTCGATGTTGGACGAGGTGCCGGTGAAGTACTTGTCCACCAGTTTGCTTTGCAGGCCCACGGCTTCGAAGATCTGCGCGCCGGTGTACGACATATAGGTCGAAATGCCCATCTTGGACATGACCTTGTTCAGGCCCTTGCCGATGGCCTTGATGAAGTTCTTGACCGCCTTTTCGGGGTCATTCATCTTGCCCAGCGATTCCAGCGCCAGGTAGGGGTGGATGGCTTCGGCGCCGTAGCCGCCCAGCAGCGCGAAGTGGTGCACTTCACGCGCCGAACCAGTTTCCACGACCAGGCCGGTGTTGGTGCGCAGGCCGGCGCGGATCAGGTGCTGGTGCACGGCGGACGTTGCCAGCAGCGCGGGGATGGCCACGCGCTCGCTGTCGACCAGGCGGTCCGACACGATCAGGATGTTGTAGCCGCTTTGCACGGCATCGACGGCGCGCGCACACAGCGCGGCCACGCGGGCTTCAATGCCCTCGGAGCCCCAGGCGGCGGGGTACGTGATGTCCAGCTCGAAGCTGCGGAATTTCTTGCCCGTGACCTGTTCGATGTCGCGGATCTGCGCCATGGCGGCGAAGTCCAGCACCGGCTGCGACACTTCCAGGCGCAGCGGCGGATTGACGTTGTTGATGTCCAGCAGGTTGGGTTTGGGGCCGATAAACGACACCAAGGACATCACCAACTGTTCGCGGATGGGGTCGATGGGCGGGTTCGTGACCTGCGCGAACAACTGGCGGAAATAGTTGTAGAACGGCTTGGCGCGGTCAGACAGCACGGCCAGCGGGGCGTCGTTGCCCATCGAGCCGATCACTTCCTCGCCGGTCGACGCCATGGGTTCCAGGATGAACTTGTAGTCTTCCTGGGTCCAGCCGAAGGCTTGCTGGCGGTCCAGCAGCGACACGGCCGACTGCGTGGCAACGGCCGTCTGGCGCGGGGCGGGCAGCGATTCCAGCTTGATCTGCAGGCGCTCGATCCATTGGCGATACGGGCGGCTGTTGGCCAGTTGCAGCTTGATTTCGGCGTCGTCGATGATGCGACCTTGTTCCAGGTCGATCAGGAACATCTTGCCCGGTTGCAGGCGCCACTTCTTGACGATGCGGTTTTCCGGAATCGACAGCGTGCCGGCTTCGGACGCCAGGATGACCATGTCGTCATCGGTGACCAGATAGCGGGCGGGGCGCAGGCCGTTGCGGTCCAGCGTGGCGCCGATCTGGCGGCCATCGGTGAACGCGACGGCGGCGGGGCCGTCCCACGGCTCCATCATGGCGGCGTGATATTCGTAGAACGCGCGGCGCGACTCGTCCATCTGCGTGTGCTGTTCCCAGGCTTCCGGGATCATCATCATCATGGCGTGGGCCAGGGAATAGCCCGAATTCACCAGCAGTTCCAGGCAGTTGTCGAACGTGGCGGTGTCCGACTGGCCTTCGTAGACGATGGGGTAAAGCTTCTTCAGGTCGTCGCCCAGCACGGCCGACTGCATCATGCCTTCGCGGGCGCGCAGCCAGTTGAAGTTGCCCTTGACCGTGTTGATTTCGCCGTTGTGGGCAATCATGCGGTACGGGTGGGCCAGCGGCCAGGCGGGGAACGTGTTGGTCGAGAAGCGTTGGTGCACCAGCGCCAGCGCGGACACCGTGCGGGTGTCGGCCAGGTCGCGGTAGTAGCGGCCAACCTGGTCGGCCAGCAGCAGGCCTTTGTAGACCACGGTGCGCACCGACGCCGACGGCACGAAGTATTCCTTGCCGTGGGCCAGATGCATGGCCTGGATGGCGTGGCTGGCGGTCTTGCGGATGACGTACAGCTTGCGTTCCAGCGCGTCGGGCACCATCACGTCGGCGCCACGGCCGATGAACAACTGGCGGATGACGGGTTCGCAATCGCGCACGGTGGGCGACATGGGCATGTCGACGTCCACCGGCACATTGCGCCAGCCCAGCACGACCTGGCCTTCGGCGCGCACCGAGCGTTCAAGCTCTTGCTCGCAAGCCAGGCGCGAAGCGGTTTCCTTGGGCAGGAACACCATGGCCACGCCGTATTCGCCCGGAGGCGGCAGGATGATGCCTTGCTGGCCGAGTTCGTCGCGATAGAGCGTGTCGGGAATCTGGATCAGGATGCCAGCGCCGTCGCCCATCAGCTTGTCCGCGCCAACCGCGCCGCGGTGGTCCAGATTTTCAAGGATCTTCAGGCCTTGCTGGATGATCGCGTGGCTTTTCTTGCCCTTGATGTGCGCAACGAACCCAACGCCGCAGGCGTCATGCTCGTTCTTGGGGTGGTACAGACCCTGGGCCGCGGGCATACCGATGCGGGACGCATCGATAGGGGTGGCCTTGGGCGTGGGACAGGATTCGATCGGGGTAATTTGGGGCATGGCGCGCTCCGCAGTGAGCCTGCGTCGTAATGTTGCAGTGCAGGAGACGGACAATACCCCCACCAGGGGTAGGGTGCAATAAAAACAAAAGGGGTATGACCCTATTTATATCGATGCGCCATCATAGGGCATTAATATGGGGACACAACAACGGCCGCATCGTTATTGGCTCAGTGCGCAGGGGTATACGCAAGCTGGTCCAAGCCTGCACCAAAATCGAACTATTTTGCTTTATGCGTCCCTATTTATTGATGCGCGTCTGCGCCGCGCCTGTGGCAGAAAATGCACAGCCGGCGACGATTCGACGCACCAAAGGCGCGATAAAAACCCGCCAGCAGGCGGGTTGGGAAAATCAGGAAGTTGCCGGAGGGTTGTTGCCCGGCGGCGGGCTCGCGGGCGAATCCGATTCTGTCGCGGCGGCGGGTTTCTTGCGCGGCCGGCCGCGCTGGCCGGGAGCCACGCGCCGGCTGGCGGTATGTGCCAGGCTGGCAATGAAGCTGGGTCCGCCCAATGCCCACTGGCCAGATACGGCTTGATCGATGCGTTGGGATTCTTCCCGCGACAAGCCGTCTTGCAGGCGCTTGCGGTAATTGGCCTGCCGGTCGAACGGCGTGTTGCCGCAAGCCCAGTAATCCGCGTGGTCGGACTGCCATTGCGCGGGCGCGGCGGTGGTGTTGCCGGTGTGGCTGGACGCTGAAGACCAAGGCCAGGAATCCGGGTCTTGCGACGCGCCGCTGCGCACGGGATACGTTTCCAGCCAGACCAGTGCGGGCAGCACCCAGGCGCCCGGTTCCAGCAAAGCGGACCGGTAACGCCCCGCGAAGACCCTGCCACCGCGCAGGCGAGCGGCCAAGTTGCGGCCCAGCGTCTGCATCAAGCGGGGCAAGCCTTCTTCGTCGGCGGGCGTAGCCAACAGCAGGATGCGGTCGTTGGCCAACAGCCAGCCGTGGACCGACACCCGATGGCGTTGAGCGGATTCGCCCAGCCAGGTGGCCAATTGGTTCAGGATGTCGGCGGGCGCGGGTTGAGACGGCGCGGCCAGCGGCGAAATGAAATTGGCCTGCACCAGTTGGGGCAGCCCAGGGGCGTACAGACGGGGCAGACGGGCCATAGTGTCAGGGCTTGCGTATCTGGAAGAACGGGTTGTCTTCGCTCACGGTATATAAATAGTGCCACGATGGGCGCTGGTCAAGTACCGTGATCACAATATGGGCACGGAATCGCTTTTTTTTGTCGTCCGGCCGGTATGCAGCGCAGGTTAACATTCGGCGACGGAACGTCGTACCGTGGATATACCCTAACCCGTCGACGCATTTTTCATCCCCCCGACCGGAGAACGTCCATGCCCGTGGCCCTGGAACTCATTTCCCAGCATCGCTGCTTTGGCGGTACGCAGCGCTACTACCGCCATGAGTCCGCCCAGATCGGCCTGCCCATGCGTTTTTCGGTCTTCGTACCGCCCCAGGCCGAGCAAGGCCCCGTGCCCGTGCTGTTCTTTCTGGCAGGCCTGACCTGCACCGAAG harbors:
- a CDS encoding glutamate synthase-related protein; translation: MPQITPIESCPTPKATPIDASRIGMPAAQGLYHPKNEHDACGVGFVAHIKGKKSHAIIQQGLKILENLDHRGAVGADKLMGDGAGILIQIPDTLYRDELGQQGIILPPPGEYGVAMVFLPKETASRLACEQELERSVRAEGQVVLGWRNVPVDVDMPMSPTVRDCEPVIRQLFIGRGADVMVPDALERKLYVIRKTASHAIQAMHLAHGKEYFVPSASVRTVVYKGLLLADQVGRYYRDLADTRTVSALALVHQRFSTNTFPAWPLAHPYRMIAHNGEINTVKGNFNWLRAREGMMQSAVLGDDLKKLYPIVYEGQSDTATFDNCLELLVNSGYSLAHAMMMMIPEAWEQHTQMDESRRAFYEYHAAMMEPWDGPAAVAFTDGRQIGATLDRNGLRPARYLVTDDDMVILASEAGTLSIPENRIVKKWRLQPGKMFLIDLEQGRIIDDAEIKLQLANSRPYRQWIERLQIKLESLPAPRQTAVATQSAVSLLDRQQAFGWTQEDYKFILEPMASTGEEVIGSMGNDAPLAVLSDRAKPFYNYFRQLFAQVTNPPIDPIREQLVMSLVSFIGPKPNLLDINNVNPPLRLEVSQPVLDFAAMAQIRDIEQVTGKKFRSFELDITYPAAWGSEGIEARVAALCARAVDAVQSGYNILIVSDRLVDSERVAIPALLATSAVHQHLIRAGLRTNTGLVVETGSAREVHHFALLGGYGAEAIHPYLALESLGKMNDPEKAVKNFIKAIGKGLNKVMSKMGISTYMSYTGAQIFEAVGLQSKLVDKYFTGTSSNIEGIGIFQVAEEALRQHRAAFSTDPVLANDLDAGGEYAYRVRGEEHMWTPDSIAKLQHASRANNYRTYKEYAQIINDQSRRHMTLRGLFEFRFDPTRAIPLDDVESAKDIVKRFATGAMSLGSISTEAHSVLAVAMNRIGGKSNTGEGGEDELRYRAEMREGKSTIKDGDTLASLLGSDRIEADVALKKGDSLRSKIKQVASGRFGVTAEYLSSADQIQIKMAQGAKPGEGGQLPGHKVSEYIAKLRYSVPGVGLISPPPHHDIYSIEDLAQLIHDLKNVNSKASVSVKLVSEVGVGTVAAGVAKAKADHVVIAGHDGGTGASPVSSIKHVGTPWELGLAETQQTLVLNRLRSRIRVQADGQMKTGRDVVIGALLGADEFGFATAPLVVEGCIMMRKCHLNTCPVGVATQDPVLRKKFQGKPEHVVNFFFFIAEEVREIMAQLGIRKFDDLIGRADLLDMRSGVEHWKAQGLDFARVFHQTQSDADVRQTEEQDHGLANALDHQLIDRSRPALERGEKVSFIVPVRNRNRTIGAMLSGAVASRYGHDGLPDDTIHIQCNGTAGQSFGAFLAHGITMDLVGEGNDYVGKGLSGGRIIVRSPNDFRGFGPDHIIAGNTVLYGALAGEAFFNGVAGERFAVRNSGAATVVEGTGDHGCEYMTGGTVVVLGATGRNFAAGMSGGVAYVWDPERTLKHRVNLSMVELESVAPHAEQQALNNIDIWHSAQRGGERETDETILRRLVEDHFRYTGSYRAREILGDWEASRGKFVKVMPTDYRRALGEMWRAANQQQLAA